The following are encoded together in the Archocentrus centrarchus isolate MPI-CPG fArcCen1 chromosome 23, fArcCen1, whole genome shotgun sequence genome:
- the LOC115773827 gene encoding LOW QUALITY PROTEIN: axonemal dynein light intermediate polypeptide 1-like (The sequence of the model RefSeq protein was modified relative to this genomic sequence to represent the inferred CDS: substituted 2 bases at 2 genomic stop codons), with protein MIRPGDSLLKYERPVLLTKKGRPLKVSSQQPLGSTPVPPPPKLHSASAEAAKQENKEILDIIFHPREWTEGDKVWVQRVSSAPCTREDVLHLEELLDKKLQQRQASELGICPTRRELYSQCFDELVRQVTISCAERGSLLSRVRDESQRTITAYHTLYESSTAYGMRKALQAEMLKSDMEKRILELQNEKQKLKKELDEEGSEVQXCXTEKKERRDKIDDLREPTNSLWLNWKG; from the exons ATGATTCGTCCAGGCGACTCGCTGCTGAAATACGAGAGACCGGTTTTGCTCACTAAAAAG GGACGCCCTTTGAAAGTAAGCTCTCAGCAGCCTCTTGGCTCTACACCTGTCCCACCACCTCCTAAACTACACTCGGCTTCTGCTGAGGCTGCCAAGCAGGAGAATAAGGAAATCCTCGACATCATCTTCCACCC CAGGGAATGGACAGAGGGAGACAAAGTGTGGGTGCAGCGAGTGTCCAGCGCACCTTGTACAAGAGAAGATGTATTGCACCTAGAGGAACTCCTAGacaaaaaactgcagcaaagacAGGCCAGCGAACTGGGTATCTGCCCTACCCGCAGGGAGCTCTATTCCCAGTGTTTTG ATGAATTAGTCAGACAGGTAACCATCAGCTGCGCTGAGAGGGGTAGCCTGCTGTCACGAGTTAGAGATGAGAGTCAGAGGACTATCACTGCCTACCATACACTGTATGAAAGCAGCACAGCTTATGGCATGAGGAAAGCACTGCAGGCTGAGATGCTCAAGTCAGACATGGAAAAAAGA ATCTTGGAgctacaaaatgaaaaacaaaaactgaagaagGAGCTGGATGAAGAGGGAAGCGAAGTGCAATGATGctgaacagagaaaaaagagagacgCGACAAAATTGACGACCTAAGAGAGCCAACCAACAGCTTATG gcTCAACTGGAAGGGATAa